The following are encoded in a window of Brevibacillus ruminantium genomic DNA:
- a CDS encoding TetR/AcrR family transcriptional regulator, translating into MKQRIQQAVLELIVEKGVKFTMSDLASHLGTSKRTIYEHFASKEEMISVIVDEAIAEVQETERKIYEDQTLTTLEKLKAVLCIVPSGLHFGDARLLSEMKRYVPDEWKKIDKQMQEEWKTVTVILEQGIANGELRPLPVTSVIQMLRGASAAIYDPDFLIHSPESLTSALDTMVEVLLNGMAVSDCTKK; encoded by the coding sequence TTGAAGCAACGCATCCAGCAAGCCGTGCTCGAATTAATCGTCGAAAAAGGGGTCAAGTTTACCATGAGCGACCTTGCTTCTCATCTGGGAACCAGTAAGCGAACCATCTATGAGCATTTTGCTTCCAAAGAAGAGATGATCAGCGTCATCGTGGATGAAGCCATCGCCGAAGTACAGGAAACCGAACGGAAAATCTATGAAGATCAGACTTTGACCACCCTTGAAAAGCTGAAAGCAGTTCTCTGTATCGTCCCGAGTGGCCTTCACTTCGGAGATGCCCGCTTGCTTTCTGAGATGAAACGCTACGTCCCCGACGAATGGAAGAAAATCGACAAGCAGATGCAAGAAGAGTGGAAGACGGTCACCGTTATCTTAGAACAAGGTATCGCCAATGGAGAGTTGCGCCCGCTCCCTGTCACCAGTGTGATTCAGATGCTGCGCGGTGCGTCTGCGGCGATTTATGACCCTGATTTTTTGATCCATTCGCCGGAATCGCTGACCAGTGCCTTGGATACAATGGTGGAGGTCCTGCTGAATGGCATGGCCGTTTCCGATTGTACAAAAAAATAG
- a CDS encoding GNAT family N-acetyltransferase: MHATFRSCQSDEDYAKFANYFIRNRKDFHHQFSLSDTLEHILMTSPDSQIILIEDREQKVIGWAHYEYTTNDDEIEAAHETVFVHSVILDKEYRSSWTFIKGFRYMVNQIAEQNRHIGQFQFSALESNVYLNRLYAKFAERTGALEGEYGREFIYSTDFARLYSYLNGMEERTRLGKGGDKHVSTSS, from the coding sequence ATGCATGCCACATTTAGAAGCTGTCAAAGCGATGAAGATTACGCGAAATTTGCCAACTACTTTATCCGGAACCGAAAGGATTTCCACCATCAGTTCTCCCTGTCTGACACGTTGGAGCATATCCTGATGACTTCCCCTGACTCACAAATCATCCTCATCGAGGACCGTGAGCAAAAGGTAATCGGCTGGGCCCATTACGAATACACGACAAACGACGATGAAATAGAGGCCGCTCATGAAACCGTCTTCGTACACTCCGTCATTCTGGACAAGGAATACCGAAGCAGTTGGACCTTCATCAAAGGATTTCGATACATGGTCAATCAGATCGCCGAGCAGAACCGACACATTGGGCAATTTCAATTTTCCGCGTTGGAGAGCAACGTGTACTTGAATCGGCTTTATGCCAAATTTGCAGAGAGGACCGGAGCTTTAGAAGGGGAGTACGGAAGAGAATTCATCTATTCAACTGACTTCGCCCGACTTTACAGCTATTTGAACGGTATGGAAGAACGGACACGTTTGGGGAAAGGGGGTGACAAACATGTTTCCACGTCCAGTTAA
- a CDS encoding ATP-binding cassette domain-containing protein → MLTLLKNLLGYIRPYKWLTVVFFTALCFDLAFVSLAPLSFKFIIDKAIEPGDSAFFFSFIRTFAIIGLFCMSMGVVSDYALAKLNANVQTELRRRLFDQLQHLPIGFFQKARSGDLVSYFSVDLPAIETAMVVILTTGIQSFTVVILSTIVLFSLEWSMALLILAGAAFVFCGPYLLGRRAQAVNAAYIERLSLITSDVHENMRAQKVIKGFHLQQAMIEKFNKRLQSFSLSFYNKQLINTKLERLPMISLLLVNFSIMGVGSYLALQGYITLGALVAFFTMYMSMGNSVFGLTFTIPALTEARVSMERIEQLLKLPRESFGTTVDRVRLQRGMLDIHVEQVTFGYEPDKPVLKQINLRIPAGTTAAFVGSSGSGKSTMLQLLLGFYDPQTGDICLNGTRMQDLDRSSFREQIGIVFQENFLFRGSILENIRISRPDASREEIMLAAQKAEIHDYICSLPEGYDTEVVDDGHNFSGGQRQRLAIARAILRDPPLLLLDEATSALDPIAEAAINRTFQALSDDRTVITVTHRLASITGSDQIFVFDQGELVDSGTHLELLQKGGYYQQLWEKQSGLIVSQDGLEAEVDEERLSRLPFFRGIDPKVLSEMTSLFDSESCLPGQSVIREGESGEKFYLIARGRVEITKAASAPQEGIISLAMLEDGDYFGEIALLENVPRTATVTAITPCVFLTLKRKALYHILSRYPEIDEQVWQTIMQRRN, encoded by the coding sequence ATGTTGACTCTCTTGAAAAATCTGCTGGGCTACATACGTCCCTACAAATGGCTCACGGTCGTTTTTTTCACAGCACTCTGCTTTGATTTAGCCTTTGTCTCTCTTGCGCCCCTCAGCTTTAAATTTATCATCGACAAAGCCATTGAGCCGGGAGACTCTGCATTTTTCTTTTCATTTATACGAACATTTGCAATCATTGGTCTCTTCTGTATGAGTATGGGAGTTGTGAGTGATTACGCCCTGGCGAAATTAAACGCGAACGTGCAGACTGAATTGCGCAGACGATTATTTGATCAACTCCAACACCTGCCGATCGGTTTTTTTCAAAAAGCCCGGTCAGGGGATCTCGTCTCTTATTTTTCAGTGGATTTGCCTGCAATAGAAACCGCCATGGTGGTCATCCTGACCACGGGGATTCAATCGTTCACGGTGGTGATTCTCAGCACCATTGTTTTGTTTTCACTGGAATGGAGTATGGCCCTCCTCATTCTGGCAGGTGCTGCCTTCGTCTTTTGTGGACCTTATTTGCTAGGTCGACGTGCTCAGGCAGTGAACGCAGCCTATATCGAACGGCTGTCATTGATCACCAGTGATGTCCATGAAAATATGCGTGCCCAAAAAGTGATCAAAGGCTTTCATCTGCAACAAGCGATGATCGAAAAGTTCAATAAAAGATTGCAATCCTTTTCCCTCAGCTTTTACAACAAGCAGCTCATTAACACAAAGCTCGAACGCCTTCCGATGATCAGCCTCCTGTTGGTGAATTTTTCGATCATGGGAGTTGGATCGTATCTCGCACTGCAAGGCTACATTACTTTGGGCGCACTCGTTGCATTTTTCACGATGTATATGTCGATGGGTAACTCTGTATTTGGACTGACCTTTACCATTCCCGCACTGACTGAGGCACGTGTCAGTATGGAACGAATCGAGCAACTGCTGAAACTGCCTCGAGAATCATTCGGTACGACAGTGGATCGAGTCCGTTTACAGCGCGGGATGCTGGACATCCACGTAGAGCAGGTGACCTTCGGCTATGAACCGGACAAGCCGGTACTCAAACAAATCAATCTGCGCATTCCAGCGGGCACGACCGCAGCGTTCGTCGGGTCAAGCGGTTCTGGAAAAAGTACGATGCTGCAGTTGTTGCTTGGTTTCTATGATCCACAAACAGGGGATATCTGTTTGAATGGCACGCGGATGCAGGATCTTGATCGCAGCTCATTCCGAGAGCAAATCGGGATTGTGTTCCAAGAAAATTTCCTGTTCCGGGGAAGTATCCTGGAGAACATCCGTATAAGTCGACCGGATGCTTCCAGAGAGGAGATCATGCTCGCCGCTCAAAAGGCTGAGATTCATGACTATATCTGCTCCCTTCCCGAAGGCTATGACACAGAGGTGGTAGACGACGGACACAACTTCTCTGGCGGTCAGCGCCAGCGCCTTGCCATTGCCAGGGCCATTTTGCGGGACCCGCCCCTTTTACTACTGGATGAGGCGACCTCTGCACTTGACCCGATCGCAGAAGCTGCGATCAACCGGACCTTCCAAGCGTTATCGGATGACCGCACCGTCATCACCGTAACCCATCGGCTTGCTTCCATCACAGGCTCTGATCAGATCTTTGTTTTTGATCAAGGAGAACTGGTTGACAGCGGCACACATCTGGAGTTGCTCCAAAAGGGTGGCTACTATCAACAGCTTTGGGAGAAGCAGAGCGGGCTTATTGTCTCCCAAGATGGGCTGGAAGCAGAGGTAGACGAAGAGCGCTTGTCCAGACTTCCCTTCTTTCGCGGCATTGATCCCAAGGTGCTGTCCGAGATGACGAGCCTTTTCGACTCGGAAAGCTGCCTCCCTGGTCAATCTGTAATCCGGGAGGGGGAGTCAGGGGAGAAGTTTTATCTCATCGCACGCGGGAGAGTTGAGATAACCAAAGCTGCTTCGGCCCCACAAGAGGGCATCATTTCTCTGGCGATGTTGGAGGATGGCGACTATTTTGGCGAAATTGCTTTACTGGAGAACGTACCACGGACAGCAACCGTGACAGCGATCACTCCCTGCGTCTTTTTAACGCTGAAGCGAAAAGCTCTGTATCACATCTTGTCCCGATACCCGGAAATTGACGAACAGGTCTGGCAAACAATCATGCAGAGACGTAACTAA
- a CDS encoding DUF3307 domain-containing protein: MNQLSSFDVLLIAHLIGDYLLQTEWMAKYKAERWWPLLAHCFVYTLVVGLISFLWLPTALSWWAILLIFVSHVLMDRRGFVFFWYRRVMRVTDDRNKWLMIMVDQTFHLIILAIAVGMSG, translated from the coding sequence GTGAACCAGCTTAGCTCATTTGATGTGTTGCTGATTGCTCATTTGATTGGTGACTATTTGCTGCAAACAGAATGGATGGCGAAGTACAAGGCCGAACGTTGGTGGCCACTTTTAGCCCATTGTTTTGTGTATACACTGGTTGTTGGACTTATTTCTTTTCTTTGGCTTCCCACAGCGCTGTCATGGTGGGCAATCCTTCTGATTTTTGTCTCGCATGTCCTTATGGATCGCCGCGGATTTGTCTTCTTCTGGTACCGGCGCGTGATGCGGGTCACAGATGACCGCAACAAGTGGCTGATGATTATGGTCGATCAGACCTTTCATTTGATCATTTTGGCGATTGCTGTGGGGATGTCCGGTTAA
- the purU gene encoding formyltetrahydrofolate deformylase — protein sequence MRSSKATIRAVLLLSCPERPGIISDVSNFLVKHGANIVQFDQHTTDPQDGVLFMRIEFDLEDDRHFAKLKGNLAAMAGEYGMEWRLSHERQTKRMAIFVSKMDHCLLELLWRWKSGEIHAEIPMVISNHNDLREAVESYGIPYYHIPVSAETKEEAEAKTLELLKDKVDLIVLARYMQILSPAFISHYPDQIINIHHSFLPAFIGANPYRKAFERGVKLIGATAHYVTNDLDEGPIIEQDVVRVNHRYNEAALKIAGRQVERSVLAQAVAWHLKDHVLVYGNKTIVFA from the coding sequence ATGAGAAGCAGCAAAGCAACGATTCGTGCCGTTTTACTACTGTCTTGCCCGGAGAGACCAGGCATCATTTCCGATGTCTCCAATTTTCTCGTCAAACACGGAGCGAATATCGTTCAATTTGACCAGCATACCACGGACCCGCAGGATGGTGTCCTGTTTATGCGCATCGAATTTGACCTGGAAGATGACAGGCACTTCGCAAAGCTGAAGGGGAATCTGGCCGCCATGGCTGGTGAATACGGTATGGAGTGGCGTCTCAGCCATGAGAGGCAGACCAAACGCATGGCTATTTTTGTATCCAAAATGGATCACTGCCTTCTCGAGCTTCTATGGCGTTGGAAATCTGGGGAAATTCACGCAGAGATCCCCATGGTGATCAGCAATCACAATGACTTGCGTGAAGCAGTAGAATCGTACGGAATCCCGTATTACCACATTCCTGTATCGGCAGAGACGAAGGAGGAAGCAGAAGCAAAGACCTTGGAGCTGTTGAAAGACAAGGTTGATTTGATCGTCTTGGCCAGGTACATGCAGATTCTATCCCCTGCGTTTATCTCTCACTATCCGGATCAGATTATCAATATCCATCACTCTTTTTTGCCTGCGTTCATCGGCGCCAACCCCTATCGAAAAGCGTTTGAACGTGGTGTGAAGCTGATCGGCGCTACAGCCCATTACGTAACCAACGATCTCGATGAGGGTCCAATCATTGAACAAGATGTGGTGAGAGTCAATCATCGTTATAACGAAGCAGCCTTGAAAATCGCCGGACGACAAGTGGAGAGAAGTGTGCTTGCGCAAGCCGTCGCTTGGCATCTTAAGGATCATGTGCTCGTATACGGAAATAAAACCATTGTATTTGCGTAA
- a CDS encoding CHASE2 domain-containing protein: MKKQIQRFLVIGNILVLLVCLTVFMTSSLHVLSRALYDYDQRTTMKHEPHEDIIVIEIDQESLDLLGTFPWPRDLYIPLLEQISGAKVIAFDIMFTTKSEDPSVDKDFADALAKLDNVIIPSFAEMESFFRKETRVKKDEWLKGQALYRSIPEISSVSKTAHINAALDEDGAIRRTWLMLDTPEGPIPSLAYKIAEMHGAEVSHYLTDNPQAELSIKFNQTTKDFMSIPFYMVVSGEVPPETFQDRIVLIGMAAAGSDAHPTPVDSNMYLVYAHANIVDQLLRNENISFGSDLLVICLIIAALSCSLWFTWRLRPIIGVLLVSFSSALMWSGQWYLFAKHSFYLDVMYPLAALWLGYLLNLATKTYFETKQKHFITRQFGRYLSPELVKEIANSDVELPLGGVNREISILFLDIRGFTPLSEKLAPEEIVDFLNRMFDMITIKVLANKGTIDKFIGDAAMVLFNAPLDVPHHEYRAVKTAFDIQQGMQDVQAFIREKHDVEVSIGIGINTGQVVVGNIGSYLRVDYTAIGDAVNTAARIESVSAANQILVSEETYLRTKEYFRFKEIGEKKVKGKSSAIRLYEVLDWIVAPTDRKNSGKAEKI, from the coding sequence ATGAAAAAACAGATACAAAGGTTTCTGGTAATCGGGAACATTCTGGTCTTGCTTGTTTGCCTCACTGTTTTTATGACCAGTTCTTTGCATGTGCTGAGCCGTGCTCTCTACGATTATGATCAGCGAACCACCATGAAGCATGAGCCTCATGAGGATATCATTGTGATCGAAATTGACCAGGAGTCACTCGATCTGCTTGGAACCTTTCCGTGGCCGCGAGATCTTTACATACCTTTGCTGGAGCAAATCTCCGGTGCCAAGGTGATCGCTTTCGATATTATGTTTACGACCAAAAGCGAGGACCCGTCGGTGGACAAAGACTTTGCCGATGCCTTGGCCAAGCTGGACAATGTGATCATCCCGTCCTTTGCCGAGATGGAGAGTTTCTTTCGCAAAGAGACCCGTGTGAAAAAGGATGAATGGCTAAAAGGGCAGGCGTTGTATCGCTCGATCCCAGAAATCTCTTCGGTGAGCAAAACCGCACATATTAATGCCGCCCTGGACGAAGACGGAGCTATCAGACGAACGTGGCTTATGCTGGATACCCCCGAGGGTCCCATCCCTTCACTCGCCTATAAAATCGCAGAGATGCATGGCGCAGAGGTCAGTCACTACCTGACTGACAATCCCCAAGCGGAGTTGTCGATCAAATTCAATCAGACGACGAAGGATTTTATGAGCATCCCATTTTACATGGTGGTCAGCGGCGAGGTGCCGCCTGAAACCTTTCAAGATCGGATCGTGCTGATCGGCATGGCTGCGGCGGGGAGCGATGCACATCCTACACCCGTTGACTCCAATATGTACCTGGTCTATGCCCACGCCAATATCGTGGACCAATTGCTGCGGAACGAAAACATCTCCTTTGGCTCTGATCTGCTGGTCATTTGTTTAATCATCGCCGCGCTGTCATGCTCACTCTGGTTTACGTGGCGACTGCGACCCATCATCGGGGTTTTGCTTGTCTCTTTCAGCTCAGCGCTTATGTGGAGCGGTCAGTGGTATCTGTTTGCGAAACATTCTTTTTACCTGGATGTTATGTACCCACTGGCTGCACTATGGCTAGGCTACTTGTTGAATCTAGCTACGAAGACGTATTTTGAAACCAAACAAAAGCATTTTATTACCAGGCAATTTGGCCGCTACCTCTCGCCAGAGCTGGTGAAGGAAATCGCCAACAGCGATGTCGAGCTGCCGTTGGGAGGCGTAAACAGAGAGATATCCATCCTGTTCTTGGATATTCGGGGCTTTACGCCTTTGTCAGAAAAGCTGGCTCCCGAAGAAATTGTTGATTTTCTCAATCGGATGTTTGACATGATTACCATCAAAGTACTGGCCAATAAAGGGACGATCGACAAATTTATCGGCGATGCCGCTATGGTCCTCTTTAATGCGCCGCTCGATGTTCCCCATCATGAGTACCGGGCTGTGAAGACCGCCTTTGACATCCAGCAAGGCATGCAAGACGTACAAGCCTTCATCCGGGAGAAACACGATGTAGAGGTGAGTATCGGAATCGGCATCAATACGGGTCAAGTCGTAGTGGGAAATATCGGCTCCTACCTGCGGGTTGATTACACAGCGATTGGCGATGCGGTCAATACGGCAGCGCGTATCGAGTCCGTATCAGCAGCAAACCAGATTCTGGTCTCCGAGGAAACCTATTTGCGAACCAAAGAGTATTTCCGTTTTAAGGAGATTGGTGAAAAGAAAGTGAAAGGAAAGAGCAGCGCGATCCGACTGTATGAGGTGCTCGATTGGATCGTTGCTCCAACTGATCGGAAGAATAGCGGAAAAGCAGAGAAAATCTAG
- a CDS encoding O-methyltransferase produces MKQINSYIDNVFQCQDALLEEVILSIKENEMPSISVSPSSGKLLTMLISITGAKNVLEIGALGGYSGICLARGFGTEGKLTSLELDEKYAQLAYSNLSKAGFGDQVTYLTGEALQSLEKLEKDQRRFDFFFIDADKENYENYLNYCIRLAEPGAVIVTDNVLAGGSVADESIQPKRYTEIMRKFNKTVANHPELESLLIPIGDGLTLSKVKK; encoded by the coding sequence ATGAAACAAATCAATAGCTATATTGACAACGTGTTTCAATGCCAAGATGCCCTTTTGGAGGAAGTCATTTTGTCCATCAAAGAAAACGAAATGCCCTCCATATCGGTATCCCCCTCCTCTGGAAAACTGCTCACCATGCTGATATCCATTACAGGAGCAAAAAATGTTTTGGAAATCGGGGCTCTCGGGGGCTATAGCGGGATTTGCCTTGCCAGAGGTTTCGGGACCGAAGGAAAATTAACTTCTCTGGAGTTAGATGAGAAATACGCGCAGCTCGCCTACAGCAATCTATCGAAAGCGGGCTTTGGCGATCAAGTAACGTATCTCACCGGGGAAGCTTTGCAAAGCCTGGAAAAGCTGGAGAAGGATCAGAGACGGTTTGATTTTTTCTTTATCGATGCTGACAAGGAAAACTATGAAAATTACCTGAACTATTGTATCAGATTGGCGGAGCCAGGAGCTGTAATCGTCACCGATAACGTACTTGCCGGCGGAAGTGTAGCGGATGAGAGTATTCAACCGAAACGTTATACCGAAATCATGAGGAAATTTAATAAAACGGTAGCCAATCACCCTGAGTTAGAGTCCCTGCTCATTCCCATCGGCGATGGCCTGACCCTTTCCAAAGTAAAGAAATGA
- a CDS encoding DUF5360 family protein has protein sequence MHILKWFFLVIDISFFLYFGSTALGLIPVEYAYSDYTNPILVAWNWSFFPLDMVISLSGLTAIYLHRIQSPKWKPAAFLSLCLTFCSGLMAISYWGIRLEFDLTWWLPNLFLMLYPLFFLPRFWRAASVTEVREV, from the coding sequence ATGCATATCCTCAAGTGGTTTTTCCTGGTGATCGACATCTCCTTTTTCTTGTATTTCGGATCGACGGCATTGGGGCTTATCCCTGTAGAATACGCCTATTCCGATTATACGAACCCCATCCTGGTCGCCTGGAACTGGTCTTTTTTTCCGTTGGATATGGTGATCTCCCTTTCCGGATTGACGGCTATTTATCTACATCGCATCCAATCTCCAAAATGGAAGCCAGCCGCATTCCTTTCGCTATGCTTGACCTTTTGTTCAGGCTTGATGGCTATCTCCTACTGGGGAATTCGGCTTGAATTTGATTTGACCTGGTGGTTGCCCAATTTGTTCCTGATGCTGTATCCCTTGTTTTTTCTGCCTCGATTTTGGCGTGCTGCCTCAGTGACAGAGGTCCGCGAAGTGTGA
- a CDS encoding Ig-like domain-containing protein, whose amino-acid sequence MNIHMVRVVTKWRTTLSILIMVILLFSGMVPITHAETARVGKVEKVTGTVMVKKAGGTKAYKAFKSMSLNKGDQITTEADSSIVLTIVDHQDEVTVGENSEVYLSELQEAVGGKQTNLQVSAGNVFIKAKTLTKQADEFSVQTPTAVMGVRGTQFFVFVDGPSGESKVIVASGVVSAKNGFEQKPMLVHPMMQGTFWGAEHGLPPASATSVVQSEDFANMLTPEIVESLIRHKAQMDQEHDVWIQQLREQMRQGAASEAVSQLHLNSQNDLNHYEQNMRSLMNVLLQSARERQLLEEDQLRRLIEQANPALDRKMSLQPVPPFVWNEEQLQERTRLLDMEKQYQLKRVEEENKRKALIPQELWQRIEEQKEKQETGKNRPTDSASVGSGGTGGSGSSGGSSKPSRPSESSKPPADSKDNDKKEEKVEKREIISIPDLAERLEVDQAYSLPKTVTAVLKNGYQTKVQVRWDQRQPDTSKTGIFRITGKVDDYEGEVILHLEVYAPFNKPVRLNHPSIHFDKGFALQVGTASLPPDASVTVKELQPGFEPASGLTAAGLILQIDFQGTKHNQSFTLSYPIESQQEQDQPAIFRQRSAEEWAYIPTDMKKGYATATVQESSIYGVFYAAQVPAVSASPDGGLIDPNTSITLETSLAGADISYNQGGEFVRYDANARPVVTGGGTIEAYASKPNFRDGVLSTWTFSTAEAEVVDSKHIMLTFSDAIESTDGGGIPKITLGNGKSYTLGIWPEDASSSALVIADMAHSSSNRILLTLLHDTDTQLQDSYVVKFYHQHGEGNGNANYAAKTNSFLLGILPPPPPPPPPPPPPPPPPPPPPELEKIVIEQGETTTFGAYITWPGIEDAAAYEIYLDGEREAIIEWNDELLDFWFGSLEADTTYNVVIKAFNADGKLIAQGKTTITTMGLDPILVYIDETTDFSISIHWEYESLLPQGHYRIYLNGEYKKSVSADEPMTFTFTDLEPGRDYQILVEGWAGGGADFPQASGEKSAATTAPLT is encoded by the coding sequence ATGAACATTCACATGGTTCGAGTTGTCACAAAATGGAGAACAACCCTGTCCATACTCATCATGGTCATTCTGCTGTTTTCTGGAATGGTTCCCATCACACATGCCGAAACGGCTCGTGTCGGCAAGGTTGAAAAGGTTACGGGTACCGTCATGGTAAAAAAGGCGGGTGGCACCAAAGCTTACAAAGCTTTCAAAAGCATGAGTCTGAACAAAGGGGATCAAATTACAACCGAGGCGGACTCCAGTATCGTTCTGACCATCGTGGATCACCAGGACGAAGTGACGGTAGGAGAAAATTCCGAAGTCTATCTGTCCGAGCTTCAGGAGGCAGTAGGGGGCAAACAAACGAATTTGCAGGTTTCTGCCGGAAATGTCTTTATCAAAGCAAAAACATTAACCAAACAGGCAGATGAATTTTCGGTCCAGACTCCCACTGCCGTCATGGGTGTGCGCGGCACTCAATTTTTCGTGTTCGTGGACGGACCGAGCGGTGAAAGCAAGGTAATCGTTGCCTCAGGAGTAGTTTCAGCCAAAAATGGTTTTGAACAGAAACCAATGCTCGTCCACCCGATGATGCAAGGAACCTTTTGGGGCGCTGAGCATGGGCTTCCACCGGCATCCGCTACCTCGGTAGTTCAGTCGGAAGATTTCGCCAACATGCTGACTCCCGAGATCGTGGAATCGCTGATCCGTCACAAGGCACAGATGGATCAGGAGCATGATGTCTGGATCCAGCAGTTGCGTGAGCAGATGAGGCAGGGTGCCGCCAGCGAAGCCGTAAGTCAGCTTCACCTGAACAGTCAAAATGATCTGAATCACTACGAACAAAACATGAGATCCCTCATGAATGTACTGCTCCAAAGTGCCCGTGAGCGACAGCTTTTGGAGGAAGACCAGCTTCGCCGACTCATCGAACAAGCAAACCCTGCCTTGGATCGAAAAATGTCTTTGCAGCCGGTCCCGCCATTTGTCTGGAATGAAGAGCAGCTCCAGGAACGCACACGCTTGTTGGACATGGAGAAACAGTATCAGCTAAAGCGGGTGGAAGAAGAGAATAAGCGTAAAGCTCTCATTCCGCAGGAGTTGTGGCAGAGGATCGAGGAACAGAAAGAAAAGCAGGAAACAGGTAAGAATCGCCCCACGGACTCTGCTTCGGTTGGGTCGGGTGGAACAGGTGGTTCCGGAAGTTCCGGTGGATCATCCAAGCCTTCCAGACCGTCCGAATCTTCGAAGCCTCCGGCGGATTCCAAAGATAATGATAAGAAGGAAGAAAAAGTGGAGAAGCGGGAGATCATCTCGATTCCGGACCTGGCAGAGCGATTAGAGGTTGACCAGGCGTACTCCTTGCCAAAAACGGTTACGGCTGTATTGAAAAATGGCTACCAGACAAAAGTGCAGGTTCGCTGGGATCAGCGACAGCCGGATACGAGCAAAACTGGAATCTTCCGAATTACCGGCAAGGTTGACGATTATGAAGGCGAGGTCATCTTACATCTGGAGGTATATGCTCCCTTTAATAAACCGGTCAGACTGAACCATCCTTCGATTCACTTTGACAAGGGCTTTGCCCTTCAAGTAGGAACTGCCTCGCTGCCGCCTGACGCGTCGGTGACCGTGAAGGAATTGCAGCCTGGCTTTGAGCCTGCCAGCGGATTGACGGCTGCAGGTTTGATCCTGCAAATCGACTTTCAGGGAACAAAACATAATCAATCATTTACTCTGTCTTATCCGATTGAGAGTCAACAAGAACAAGATCAGCCTGCCATCTTCAGACAGCGAAGCGCCGAAGAATGGGCCTATATTCCCACGGATATGAAAAAGGGATATGCTACAGCGACTGTACAAGAATCCTCTATATACGGTGTATTCTACGCAGCTCAAGTTCCAGCCGTCAGCGCTTCACCGGATGGAGGTCTGATTGATCCGAATACTAGTATCACCTTGGAAACATCACTGGCTGGAGCGGACATTTCCTATAATCAAGGGGGAGAATTCGTCCGGTATGACGCCAATGCTCGCCCTGTAGTCACCGGCGGGGGAACGATCGAAGCGTATGCAAGCAAACCCAACTTCCGAGACGGTGTTCTTTCGACATGGACATTCAGCACGGCCGAGGCCGAGGTCGTTGACAGCAAGCATATCATGCTTACTTTTTCAGATGCCATCGAAAGTACTGATGGTGGGGGAATACCGAAGATCACTTTGGGCAATGGAAAATCGTATACCCTTGGTATATGGCCGGAGGATGCGTCCTCATCTGCTTTGGTGATTGCGGACATGGCTCACTCCAGTTCCAACCGCATTTTGTTGACGCTCTTGCATGATACCGATACGCAGCTTCAAGATTCCTATGTCGTGAAGTTTTATCATCAGCATGGAGAAGGAAATGGGAATGCGAATTACGCGGCAAAAACGAATTCGTTTTTACTCGGAATCCTGCCGCCGCCACCACCACCGCCACCACCACCACCACCGCCGCCTCCACCTCCACCACCTCCACCGGAATTGGAGAAGATTGTGATCGAACAGGGGGAGACAACGACATTTGGCGCTTATATAACGTGGCCAGGCATTGAAGACGCAGCTGCTTATGAAATCTACCTGGATGGAGAGCGTGAAGCCATCATCGAATGGAACGACGAACTGCTTGATTTCTGGTTTGGATCTCTTGAGGCAGATACGACCTATAATGTCGTGATAAAAGCGTTCAATGCTGATGGGAAACTGATTGCACAGGGTAAAACGACGATTACGACGATGGGATTGGATCCCATCCTTGTCTATATCGACGAAACAACAGACTTTTCCATAAGCATTCACTGGGAGTACGAATCCCTGCTACCTCAAGGGCATTATCGCATCTATTTGAATGGGGAGTATAAGAAATCCGTATCCGCTGATGAGCCCATGACGTTCACATTCACTGATCTCGAGCCAGGCCGGGACTACCAGATTCTTGTGGAAGGATGGGCGGGAGGCGGCGCTGATTTC